In one candidate division TA06 bacterium genomic region, the following are encoded:
- a CDS encoding N-acetyltransferase, whose product MNDKDKNDVFVHETACVDEGAEIGDGTKIWHFTHVMGGARIGKNCRIGQNCFIAPRAVLGDGVKLQNNVSVYDLVTLEDDVFVGPSAVFTNDVNPRAAYPKGGKWIPTLVKRGTSIGANSTLLCGITLGSNCFIGAGAVVTRDVPDYAVVVGTPASVVGWMCECGQRLVWSGEEKKVTCPKCSRAFSKHDMVVKEE is encoded by the coding sequence ATGAATGATAAGGACAAGAATGATGTTTTCGTTCACGAGACTGCCTGTGTGGATGAAGGAGCAGAGATAGGAGATGGAACGAAGATATGGCATTTCACCCATGTGATGGGTGGGGCGAGGATAGGCAAGAACTGCCGGATTGGCCAGAACTGTTTCATCGCTCCCAGAGCCGTTCTGGGGGACGGCGTGAAACTCCAGAATAACGTCTCCGTCTATGATCTGGTTACTCTCGAGGATGATGTATTCGTGGGGCCATCGGCTGTCTTTACAAATGATGTAAACCCCCGAGCAGCCTACCCCAAAGGGGGCAAGTGGATCCCCACACTTGTGAAGCGAGGGACTTCGATCGGCGCAAACTCAACACTACTGTGTGGCATTACGCTGGGTAGCAACTGCTTCATTGGAGCCGGCGCTGTGGTCACCAGGGATGTTCCGGATTACGCTGTCGTTGTTGGTACTCCGGCATCTGTGGTAGGATGGATGTGCGAGTGCGGGCAAAGACTTGTATGGAGCGGAGAGGAAAAGAAGGTTACATGCCCAAAATGCAGTAGGGCTTTCAGTAAACACGACATGGTTGTGAAGGAGGAGTGA